The window CGCCCGGCGGCGAGACGGCGCCGATAACCGAAATCGAGCCCTCGCTGCCGTTGATGTTCTGGAACTTGCCGGCGCGCTCGTAGAACTCGCTGAGGCGCGCGGCCAGGTATGCCGGGTAGCCCTCTTCGCCGGGCATCTCCTCGAGACGCGAGGAGATTTCGCGCATGGCCTCGGCCCACCGCGAGGTGGAGTCGGCCATCAGCGCGACGTCGTAGCCCATGTCGCGGTAGTACTCGGCGATGGTGATGCCCGTGTAGACACAGGACTCACGCGCCGCGACCGGCATGTTGGAGGTGTTCGCGATGAGGCAGGTCCGGGACATCAGGGGCTTGCCCGTCTTGGGGTCTTCCAGTTCCGGGAAGTCCTCGATGACCTCGGTCATCTCGTTGCCACGCTCGCCACAGCCGACGTAGACGACGATGTCCGCGTCGGCCCACTTGGCGAGCTGGTGCTGGGTGACCGTCTTCCCGGAACCGAACGGGCCCGGAATGGCGGCTGTCCCACCCTTCGCGATGGGGAACAGACCGTCGAGGACGCGCTGGCCCGAAACCAGCGGCGTCGTCGGCGTCTCCTTCTCGACAGTCGGGCGGGCCTCTCGGACCGGCCACTCCTGTCGCATCTTGATTTCCTCGCCGTTGTCGAGTTCGACGACCGTCTCCTCGACGGTGTAGTTACCCGACTTGGCCTCGACGACTTCGCCGCCCTCGTAGCCGGGCGGCACCAGCACTTTGTGGTCGATACTCTCGGTCTCGGGGACGATACCGACGACGTCGCCAGATTCGACTTCGTCGCCCTCCTCGACTTCGGGGTTGAACTCCCAGGTCTTTTCGAGGTCGATACCGGGCGCGTCGACACCGCGGTCGAGGAAGGCTCCCATCTGTTCTTCGAGGACGTCCAGCGGGCGCTGGACGCCGTCGTAGATACTGTCCAGCATCCCCGGTCCGAGGTCGACGGAGAGCGGTTCTCCCGTGTTCTTGACCGGTTCGCCGGGGGCGACGTCGGAGGTCTCCTCGTACACCTGGATGGTGGTGAGGTTCCCCTCGATCTCGATGACCTCGCCCATCAGGCCTTCCTCGCCCACGTAGACGACGTCGTTCATCCGGGCGTCGAGGTCGACGGCGGTCACGACCGGACCACTGACGCTCTCGATGACGCCCTCGTCCGTGATTTCGCTTGCAGTTGCTTGACTCATGATTAGTCTTCCATCAGGTCGATGCCGATGGCGCGTTTGATTTGCTCGCGTAGGTTGCCCGAACCGGTTCCGCCACCCAGCGTGACGACGACCGGTTCGACGCTCGTTTCGACGCGCTGTCGAACTGTGCGGGAAAGGTACTCGATGTCCTCGTCGTGCATCACGACGATGCCGACGTTCTCGTCGTCCAGCACCGACTCGACGGCGTCGTCCAGTTGCTCCTCTTTGTCGGCGTCCGGGACGTTCTCGGACCGGCGCACGCCAGCGAGGCGAAAGCCGGTCGTGAAGTCCGGACTGCCGACGACTGCGATTTCCTGGCTCATTCTATCACCAGTTCCTCCTCGATTTCCTCGACGTCGAGTCCGGCCTCGCGGCCACGGGCGATCGCCCGGATGTTCTCGACTTCCCGCTCCTTTGCGAGGATATAGGAGAGAACCGGACAGACCGACAGCGGGTAGCGGTTCGAAAGCTTCCCGGAGTATTCCAGAAGCGCCGCCTCCAGTCCGTGTTCGAACTGGATGAGGCTATCGGCGTCCTCCAGTTCCGTCAGCGCTTCATCGAGGTCGTCGCCGTAGGTGCTCTCCCGAATCCGGGAGACCAACTCGTCGACGTTCGTCGCCAACTGGCGGAGTTCCTCGCCGCTGAACAGGCGACCGCCTTCGATGAAGTACTCGGCGGGGTCGATGTCGGCGCCACTGCGTGCGATACGCAGGCCGTTCCGGAGGTTCCGGAAGTCGACTTCCGCTTCGAGGAACTCACGGTACAGCGCCGTCGGCGTGTCGGGTTCCGGCTGGCCGATGTCGTCCAGCAGGTGCGCGTAGAACGCGCGGTCGACGGCGTTCTCGAGCGGCACGAGCACGCCCTCGCTTTCGAAGTCCTCGAAGGCCTCCTCCAGCGGGTCGCCGAAGATGGTATCCGAAAGCTGTTCGACGACGTCCTCGATGCTCGTCGATTCGACGAGGCGGTCGAGGCGCTTGTCGGAGAACTCGCCCGTCCGGATGAGGTCGTCCTCGATGTCCTCGCGGGCGGCGTCGGTGTAGACGCCACGGATGACCGTCTTGACGTTCCAGGCGTCGAACTTCCGAAGGTAGTTCGCGATGTATCCGTAGAGGTCACCGTTGGACCACGAAAGCAGGTCGTCGAAATGCTTGGCCTGGTTCCGGTTGAGAGCGTACTCGACGAGGTCGACGCCCGAGTGGCGCGCACCCAGAGCGTTCATCTCGGCCTCGTATTCGGTGTCCTCCATGAAGCGGGCGATTTCGCTCGGGCCCATCCGGACCAGTTTGCGGTAATCGTCCGCGTCGAAGAGTTTCGCCCGCCGCGAACGGACTCGCGCCGTGACGTATTCGTAGTTCGAACTCCCTTCCGTTTTGATGCTCATTCTTCGAAGAGGCGTGCGCTGATTTCGCGCAGGTTGTCGTCCCAGACATCCTCGAGGACGGAGTCGAACGTGTTATCGACGCGAACACGCGACTCGTCCGACTCGACGACGACGCCGCCGAGACAGTCGACGGGGTCGCCGACCTCGAAGCCGTCGTAGTCGGCGACGACCGACTCGAGCAGCTCCTGGTCGTTCTCGCGGCCGTGAACCCGGACCGACTCCGCGTCCTCGAATTCCTCGGCTGCGCCGTCGAGCAACGCCCGCGTAAGCTCCTCGCGTTCGTCGCCGGAGATGTCGGCTATCTGTGCTTCGACATCGTCGCGGACCTCCTCGAGAACCTCGCGGCGAGCCTCGAGGCGCTCCTGCTTGGCCTCGAGTTTCGCGCTGGAGAGTTTCTGCTCGCGTTCCTGGTCGACCGTCTTCTCGACCTCGCGTTCGGCCTCGGATCGGATGTCGTCGGCCTCCTGCTCGGCTTCGGAGACGATCTCCTCGGCACGCTCCTCTCCCTCTGCGCGAATCTCGTCCGCACGCGCGCGGGCTTCGTCTCGGATGTCCTCTACGACCGTATCAAGGCTCATTGTTTGGAAAAGTTGGATGCGGTTTAGACGACGAAGACGACGACCAGCGCCAGAATCACGAGCGTCTCCGGCAGGACCGTCAGAATCAGGCCACGACCGAAGAGGTCCTCGTTTTCTGCCATAGCGCCGACCGCCGCTGCGCCGATACCGCGTTCCGCATAGCCCGCACCGAAGGCCGCCAGACCGACCGCAAGCGCCGCAGCCGCCGCGGGTTCGAGGGCGGGGCCGCCCGTCGCGCCTTCTTGGAGAACCGGTGCAACACTGCTCAGGACCGTGGCAAGTTCAAGCATGGTTTGAGTTTCCGTCGGGTGGATTGACTGCTATCCGAACAGACGGATATGTTCGTACTGAGTTCATAAAACTTCCCAAACGCCGCCGAAAACCGCCGTCCTATCGGTGTGTGAACGTTACACAGTACTGCGGCTATCCGACACCTCAAAAAACGGAAAATACCGAACCGAAGAGAGATCGCTACTCTTCGGTGGTGTACTGGCGGTCGTAGCCGAACGGCTCGTAGGGCTTGCCGCCACCCTCGTAGAACTTCCCGAAGAACTCGACGTACTCGAGACGCACGCCCTGTAGACCGGCGCTCGTAATCCCGAGCACGAGCACGAGGATGTGCCCGATGACGAGGATGAGGATACCGCCGACCACGCCAGCGACGCTGCCGTGGACCAGGCCTGCGGACATGATCTCGACGACCTCGTGGCCGTGGAACGTCGTCCCGACCTCCGATGGCATGCCGCCGACGCCGAAGTGCCAGTACTCGGTGGTCTCGCCGCCGTGGGTTTCCTCGGTGACGTAGACGCCGAACACCAGCAGGTTGACCACGAAGGCCATCCCGGCCTTCGCGAGCAGGACTGCGGCGATCCGGGTGTACGAGAGGACGTTGACGAGCACGTTGAGGAACTCGACGCCCTCGATGGGTTCACCGACGACCAGCAGCACGAGCCCGACCGCGAATACGGCGAGGCCGACGAAGCCGACTATCTCGGAAAAGCCGGTGAAGCCGAGATGGAACGGGTGGCCCGCGAAGACGCCGTGGTCGGCGCTGACGAGCAGGTCAGGCGCGGCGCCGGACGGCGGGGCGTCCGCGAAGATCCACGCCCAGAACCCGAACATCATCATCAGCCACGAACCGCTCTCCATGACCGCGTCCGCGAAACTGTGGGAGAGGTTCTGGTAGAAGTCGATGATCCAGCCGATAGCCAGATGGACCATCCCGACCAGCAGGCTGATAGCGAGCCAACCGAGCGCGTAGTCGGCGTAGGCGGGGTTGAGACCCTTGTGAATCGGCGGGCTACCGCCCCAGACGACTTCCCCGAGCTGGTGTAGCCCGAAGAACTCGCCGTACAGAACGCCGAAAATAGCGGTGAACAGGCCGGCCCAGATGCCGACGCCGCCAAGCGACCGGATACCCTCGGATTCGAACCGGCTCATCAGCAGGTAGCCGAGCCCCATATAGAGGAGCCCGTAGCCGAGGTCGCCGATCATGAACCCGAAGAACGCCGGGAACGTCAGGAACAGCACGAACGTCGGGTCGATTTCGTCGTATCGCGGGCGGTTGATGACGCCGACAAGCGTCTCGAACGGTTTGACCGTCTTGGCGTTGTCCTGCACGACCGGCGGTTCGCCGCCGCTCATCGCCTGGCCGCCGTCCGCGACGGCCTCGCCGTCGTCGGTGGCGCCGTGTTCGATTTCGTCGTGGTCGTGTGCGTGGCCGTCCTCGTAGTCGGCCCGTTCGAGTTCCTCGACCTCGACGTGGTCGCCGACGTCCGCGCTCAGCGTCTCGGCGAGGTCGGCGTACTGGTCGCTGGGAATCCAGCCTTCGGCGATGAAGGCGTTGTCCGTCGTCGCGAAGGTCAGCGGTGCCTCGCGCTTCTGGACCTCGATGGAGAGTTTCTCCTCGGCGGCCAGGAGGAACCCGGCGACCTCGTGTTTGAGGTCTTCGAGTTCGTTTTCGACCGTCTCCAGTTTGGATTCGACCTGTTCGTGACGGTGCTGGAGGTCCTCGATGTAGGCTTCGGGGCTCGTCGCCTCGTCGCCGTCACCGAGGTCCGGAATCTCGTAGGGCGTAAAGGCCGCACCCACGAGCGCGTCGTCGAGGTCGACGTCCGGGTAGACGAAGACGGCGACGTAGTCGCCCTCCTCGAAGAGTTCGAACGACGTGACGCCGGAGGCGTCCGCGAGGGAGCGCCGGACCGCTTCGGCGTTACCTTCGCCGACGGCCGTCGTCAGCGAGTCGTAGCCCGAAAGCAGGTCGAGGTCGATGCCGAGTTCGGCGAAGGGCCGTGCGGTATCGACTTTCTCCTCGATGTCCCGGAGTTCCGCTTCCAGTTCGGAGCGGCGGTCGTCGAGTTCGTTGACGCGCTGGCGGGTCTCTTCGAGTTCCGCCTCGAGTTCCCCGTCGTCGAGGATACGCGTCCGCCCGGCGTCTTCCTCGGTGATGTCGAGGGTGCTTTCCAGCGCCCGGACGGTGACGAGTTTCTGGGCGGCCTCCTCGGCGCCCTCGATTGGGTCGCCGGGGTCGAAGCCGTCCCACGCGTCGTCGTAATCGGTGACGTGCAGGAGGTTGACCGAGTGAATCGCCTCGATGGTCTCCTCCATGACCCGTTTGGATCCCGTCACCGAGACCCGACTCATTTTCTTAGGTCTGAGACTGGACATCCACCGCCTCCTTGAACAGGTCTACCGCGTGGTCGACAGCCTCATCTCGGCGCTTTTCGGCGCGTGTTTCGAGGGCCTCACGCTCCTCTTTGCCCGTCGCGAGGATCTTCTCGCGTTCGGCCTCGATCTCCTCGCGTGCCTCCGCGAGACGCTCCTCTTTGAGCTCGGAGGCATCCTCACGAGCCTCTTCGCGGATGCGGTCGGCCTCCTCACGCGCCTCCGCGATGCGCTCTTCGCGCGATTCTTTCGCGTCGGCGACGATCTCGTCGGCCTCACGCTCGGCCTCCTTGATTCGGTCAAGAACCTCTGGCCTGGCCATAATTATATCATCTGACGCTTCGGAAAGCGCCTATTTGGTAGTTGCGAAAGCGATTAACCGTGTTCGGGTGATTTGGCGTGTTAGCGACACCCACAGTCGAGGCGCCAGGATAAGCAGAATTATGCCCGGACCGTTCCAAGGACCCCCCAATGGGAGTCCTCGAAGACAAGTCGCGAGCGCGGGTCTTCTACAAGTACCTCTCGAAGGCGTACGACGCCATCAACCCGTTCATCTGGAACGAGGAGATGCGCGACGAAGCCCTCGAATGGCTCGACGCCGACGAGGGCGACCGCGTCCTCGACGTCGGCTGCGGGACCGGCTTCGCCACCGAAGGCCTGCTCCGATACACCGACGACATCTGGGCGCTCGACCAGTCGGCCCACCAACTCGAGAAGGCCTTCGCCAAGTTCGGCAAGCGCGGCGACGTGAAGTTCCACCGCGGCGACGCCGAGCGCCTCCCCTTCGAGGACGACAGTTTCGACGCCTACTGGTCCTCCGGGTCCATCGAGTACTGGCCCAACCCCGTCGCGGCGCTCCGGGAGGCCCGCCGCGTGACCAAACCCGGCGGCACCGTCCTCGTCGTCGGCCCCGACTACCCCAACTCGACGCTGTTTCAGAAACTCGCCGACGCCATCATGCTGTTTTACGACGAGGACGAGGCCGACCGGATGTTCGCCGAGGCCGGCTTCGAGGAGTTCGAACACCACATCCAGCAGCGCGCTCCCGGCACGCCCCGAGCCATCACCACCGTCGCGCGCGTCCCCGACGACACGGACGAGGCCGGCGAGGAAGCGACAGACACACGGACATCGACCGCCTGAATCAGCCCGCCTCGCGGACACGGACGGCCAATTCTGCGGTTTCGGTTCCACCGACGTAGATTCGTATCTCGACGGTCGCACCCACAGCCAGCGTCGGCTCGTTCGTCCCCGCAATCCGGAGTTCCGCCGTTTCGCCCGCCTGCCACTCGCCGGTGTACGCGGAATTGAACGGCCCGGTCGGCCCGCTCTCGAAGCCGCGGGCCGAAAAGAAGGGGACGGGTGGCTGTGCCGCCAGCGGTTCGCCGTCGACGCGAACCCGTACTCGGAGGGTCTCGGGAGCGATGGCGGCACCGCCGAGATGTGTCACCCGGACCGCGCCGCTCGCGTCGGCCTCGGCCTCGAAATGCGCGGCGGGCGCAGGGGTAGGTGGGTCGACGGCAACCGCTGTACCGACGATAACGGCACCGGTGACGGTTATCGCCGTCAACAGCAGACAGCCGATAACTGGGGAGAGGGCGCGGTCGGACACGCGGGGACTGGCCGCGTTCTCCGATAAAAAGGCGCGGGTGGAGGCTGTCAGTCCAGTCGCGTTTCGACCGACACCGTCCGGCCGCCGTGCGTCGCGTTGACCGTCAGGTCTCCGCGGGGAGCGACCGTCCACAGCCGTCGGCTATCCGTCGTTCCGAGCGAATCGCCGTTGACGTCGACGGCCGCATCGACGCGCTCGCCGGTCTCGTTGTCGAGGACAGCGATGCCGAGCGGGCCGCCTGCCCGCGTCGTATTGACGACGAGCCGAAGGTCACCGTCGGTCGTCGTGTTTTCGACGGTCGTCGTCGGAACGAGCGTCGGGTCCTTGAACTGTAGCTCGTAGAAGACGTCGGCGGTCGTTCCGTCGAAGAAGGTGACCAGCGCAGGCGTGGTCGCCGCATGGGAGTGGCCGATGTCGAGCGGCCAAACGCCCGCATAGGTGAAGTGGTGTGGCGGCCCACCGTAGCGACCGATCTGAATCCCGCCTTCCTGGTTTTCCTCGGTCCAGGGGTAGAGTTGCGCGAACCGCTGTTCGACTTCTTCGGCGGTGAGCCCCGACTGCTCCGCCGAGCCACGGGCACCACGGATGTGAGTTTCCCGAACGTACTGTGGGTTCTCGATGGAGGGCTCGTCGACAGTCGCGAGCGCGATATTCGCATCGCCCGTCTCGAGATATACGCGCTGGCCGTCGCCGGTCCGAGTCGTCTCCTCCAGATGCTGTCGGACGGGGCCGTACAGGGGGAGCAACCGCGCCCTGAACGTCCCGAACTCCTGTCTGGACAGGACCGGCTCATCCAGTCGGCTGTTCTGTCGGTAAAGCGTCGTGACGAGCCCATCGAGTTCACGGGCTTCGGCGTCGACGACGGCGAGGGTACGGAGGAGTTGTGTCACGGTTATCTCTCCCGCCGCGTAGCCGCTGATCGCACGCCGTTCCCTGCTTTCGAGCCGTTGGATTCGCGTATCGAGCCGGTCGGCGGTCCGCCGAACCGCCGCCTGACGCTCGGTTTCGTTGTCCGAACCCCGCATCACGCCTCGGAGCGCGATTTCGGTCGACTGGGTGCGGATAGTCGCCGTATTACTGCTGACGGCCGCTGCGACGTCGAGTTGACCCCTGGCCGTGGACGTTCGGTCAATATCCGATTCGGGAATCGCGAGGTATTCCGACGTATTGCCGGCGCTGACGACGTTCGAATCGCCGTGTTCGGTCGACGACGCCTGCGCGCCGTCGGCGGCGACCGGAACTCCGGCGACCAGCGACAGACAGCAGAGGAGGGCGAGCGTGACCGCGCGGAGGCCGTTCATATCGGGTGGTCAACACGGGAGAACAAAAATCCGACCGTCATATCCTCGTCAGGCATCGTCCACGGAGAACCGCCGAGACCGTTTATAAGACGTGGAAACCTTTTATCACCCGATAGAAAGCGTTTTCCCGCGGGGGTGTGCATCAATCGCCCAATGCGGTATTGCCGCCCCGTACTCCTGTGTGCCCTCCTCCTCGTGGCGTCCACCGTCGGGGCCGTACCGGCCAGCGCCCAGCCCGCCACCGAGGAGACCACCTTCGATGTGCAACTCCAGGACAACGGGGACGCCCGCTGGACCATCGTCATCGGCGTCCCGCTGGAGGACCAACGGGATCTCGAGGACTTCCGCGCGTTCGGCCAGCGGTTCGAGAACAACCAGGAGGACTTCCCGGTCGGCGTCGATACCTTCGAGTTGGCCGCTTCGGAGGCCTCGACAGCGACCGGCAGGGAGATGTCCATCGAGTCCACCGAGCGCCGTGCCGTCGTCGTCAACGACACCGTAGCGGGCGAGTCGGCGACGGGCTACGGCGAGTTGCAGGTGTCGTTTACCTGGACTTCCTTCGCCCGCGTCGACAACGGAACGATGTACGTCGGTGACGCGTTCAACACCACCAACGGCACCTGGCTTCCGGGGCTGGAACCCGACCAGAACCTGGTCATCCGCGCGCCGCCGGGCTACGGCGGCCCGACGACCTCACCCATCGGCGCCGAAGGCGGCGACCTGAGATGGGAAGGTCCCCAGACCTTCGACCCCGGCTACTTCGAAATCGAATACGAGTCGCGCGGAATCGGTGGAGTCGACACGGGGATGGACCTCCCGACGCTACTGCTCGTCGGTGCGTTGATTACGAGCGGTGCCGCACTCTTGCTCGGCCTGTATCTCCTGTGGCGCCGCCGCAACGGGGAGAGCGAGACGTCGGCGACGGATTCCGAACCGGGCGGGGAGCCGACATCCGCGCCCGACTCCGAGACACAGACCGGCGCCAACGGCACGGCCGGGGCCGGAACCGGAGCGGCAGCAGCCACCGACGAGGAACCGGACCCCGAACTCCTCTCGGACGAGGAGCGCGTCGAATACCTGCTCGAACGGAACGGCGGGCGGATGAAACAGGCCAACATCGTCAAGGAGACCGGCTGGTCGAACGCCAAGGTCTCACAACTCCTCTCGTCGATGGAGGAAGAAGGCCGCGTCGACAAACTCCGAATCGGTCGGGAGAACCTCATCAGCCTCCCGGACGAGGGCCTCGGCGAGATTCCTGAAGACGACGAATAGCCGCGTCCATCGACATCCCGCAGCCCGTTGAACACTGTTTATCACCGTATAAGACAACGACAAACGCTGTACGATTCGGAAACGTTTAACCACGGACAGTCGTCATATCCGGTGACTAGCCACTATGAAGATACTTGTCACTGTCAAAGAGGTGGCTGAAGTC of the Natronomonas halophila genome contains:
- a CDS encoding helix-turn-helix transcriptional regulator; translation: MRYCRPVLLCALLLVASTVGAVPASAQPATEETTFDVQLQDNGDARWTIVIGVPLEDQRDLEDFRAFGQRFENNQEDFPVGVDTFELAASEASTATGREMSIESTERRAVVVNDTVAGESATGYGELQVSFTWTSFARVDNGTMYVGDAFNTTNGTWLPGLEPDQNLVIRAPPGYGGPTTSPIGAEGGDLRWEGPQTFDPGYFEIEYESRGIGGVDTGMDLPTLLLVGALITSGAALLLGLYLLWRRRNGESETSATDSEPGGEPTSAPDSETQTGANGTAGAGTGAAAATDEEPDPELLSDEERVEYLLERNGGRMKQANIVKETGWSNAKVSQLLSSMEEEGRVDKLRIGRENLISLPDEGLGEIPEDDE
- a CDS encoding V-type ATP synthase subunit I; the protein is MSSLRPKKMSRVSVTGSKRVMEETIEAIHSVNLLHVTDYDDAWDGFDPGDPIEGAEEAAQKLVTVRALESTLDITEEDAGRTRILDDGELEAELEETRQRVNELDDRRSELEAELRDIEEKVDTARPFAELGIDLDLLSGYDSLTTAVGEGNAEAVRRSLADASGVTSFELFEEGDYVAVFVYPDVDLDDALVGAAFTPYEIPDLGDGDEATSPEAYIEDLQHRHEQVESKLETVENELEDLKHEVAGFLLAAEEKLSIEVQKREAPLTFATTDNAFIAEGWIPSDQYADLAETLSADVGDHVEVEELERADYEDGHAHDHDEIEHGATDDGEAVADGGQAMSGGEPPVVQDNAKTVKPFETLVGVINRPRYDEIDPTFVLFLTFPAFFGFMIGDLGYGLLYMGLGYLLMSRFESEGIRSLGGVGIWAGLFTAIFGVLYGEFFGLHQLGEVVWGGSPPIHKGLNPAYADYALGWLAISLLVGMVHLAIGWIIDFYQNLSHSFADAVMESGSWLMMMFGFWAWIFADAPPSGAAPDLLVSADHGVFAGHPFHLGFTGFSEIVGFVGLAVFAVGLVLLVVGEPIEGVEFLNVLVNVLSYTRIAAVLLAKAGMAFVVNLLVFGVYVTEETHGGETTEYWHFGVGGMPSEVGTTFHGHEVVEIMSAGLVHGSVAGVVGGILILVIGHILVLVLGITSAGLQGVRLEYVEFFGKFYEGGGKPYEPFGYDRQYTTEE
- a CDS encoding V-type ATP synthase subunit E; translation: MSLDTVVEDIRDEARARADEIRAEGEERAEEIVSEAEQEADDIRSEAEREVEKTVDQEREQKLSSAKLEAKQERLEARREVLEEVRDDVEAQIADISGDEREELTRALLDGAAEEFEDAESVRVHGRENDQELLESVVADYDGFEVGDPVDCLGGVVVESDESRVRVDNTFDSVLEDVWDDNLREISARLFEE
- a CDS encoding V-type ATP synthase subunit C gives rise to the protein MSIKTEGSSNYEYVTARVRSRRAKLFDADDYRKLVRMGPSEIARFMEDTEYEAEMNALGARHSGVDLVEYALNRNQAKHFDDLLSWSNGDLYGYIANYLRKFDAWNVKTVIRGVYTDAAREDIEDDLIRTGEFSDKRLDRLVESTSIEDVVEQLSDTIFGDPLEEAFEDFESEGVLVPLENAVDRAFYAHLLDDIGQPEPDTPTALYREFLEAEVDFRNLRNGLRIARSGADIDPAEYFIEGGRLFSGEELRQLATNVDELVSRIRESTYGDDLDEALTELEDADSLIQFEHGLEAALLEYSGKLSNRYPLSVCPVLSYILAKEREVENIRAIARGREAGLDVEEIEEELVIE
- a CDS encoding methyltransferase domain-containing protein, giving the protein MGVLEDKSRARVFYKYLSKAYDAINPFIWNEEMRDEALEWLDADEGDRVLDVGCGTGFATEGLLRYTDDIWALDQSAHQLEKAFAKFGKRGDVKFHRGDAERLPFEDDSFDAYWSSGSIEYWPNPVAALREARRVTKPGGTVLVVGPDYPNSTLFQKLADAIMLFYDEDEADRMFAEAGFEEFEHHIQQRAPGTPRAITTVARVPDDTDEAGEEATDTRTSTA
- a CDS encoding type IV pilin, encoding MSDRALSPVIGCLLLTAITVTGAVIVGTAVAVDPPTPAPAAHFEAEADASGAVRVTHLGGAAIAPETLRVRVRVDGEPLAAQPPVPFFSARGFESGPTGPFNSAYTGEWQAGETAELRIAGTNEPTLAVGATVEIRIYVGGTETAELAVRVREAG
- a CDS encoding DUF7096 domain-containing protein, which gives rise to MNGLRAVTLALLCCLSLVAGVPVAADGAQASSTEHGDSNVVSAGNTSEYLAIPESDIDRTSTARGQLDVAAAVSSNTATIRTQSTEIALRGVMRGSDNETERQAAVRRTADRLDTRIQRLESRERRAISGYAAGEITVTQLLRTLAVVDAEARELDGLVTTLYRQNSRLDEPVLSRQEFGTFRARLLPLYGPVRQHLEETTRTGDGQRVYLETGDANIALATVDEPSIENPQYVRETHIRGARGSAEQSGLTAEEVEQRFAQLYPWTEENQEGGIQIGRYGGPPHHFTYAGVWPLDIGHSHAATTPALVTFFDGTTADVFYELQFKDPTLVPTTTVENTTTDGDLRLVVNTTRAGGPLGIAVLDNETGERVDAAVDVNGDSLGTTDSRRLWTVAPRGDLTVNATHGGRTVSVETRLD
- the ahaH gene encoding ATP synthase archaeal subunit H; this encodes MARPEVLDRIKEAEREADEIVADAKESREERIAEAREEADRIREEAREDASELKEERLAEAREEIEAEREKILATGKEEREALETRAEKRRDEAVDHAVDLFKEAVDVQSQT
- a CDS encoding ATP synthase subunit A, which translates into the protein MSQATASEITDEGVIESVSGPVVTAVDLDARMNDVVYVGEEGLMGEVIEIEGNLTTIQVYEETSDVAPGEPVKNTGEPLSVDLGPGMLDSIYDGVQRPLDVLEEQMGAFLDRGVDAPGIDLEKTWEFNPEVEEGDEVESGDVVGIVPETESIDHKVLVPPGYEGGEVVEAKSGNYTVEETVVELDNGEEIKMRQEWPVREARPTVEKETPTTPLVSGQRVLDGLFPIAKGGTAAIPGPFGSGKTVTQHQLAKWADADIVVYVGCGERGNEMTEVIEDFPELEDPKTGKPLMSRTCLIANTSNMPVAARESCVYTGITIAEYYRDMGYDVALMADSTSRWAEAMREISSRLEEMPGEEGYPAYLAARLSEFYERAGKFQNINGSEGSISVIGAVSPPGGDFSEPVTQNTLRIVKCFWALDADLAERRHFPSINWNESYSLYKEQLDPWWRENVHEEFPEVRQWGVDVLDEESELQEIVQLVGKDALPEDQQLTLEIARYIREAWLQQNAFHDVDTYCEPEKTHEMLVAIQHFNDEAFEALEAGVPVEEIIDIDAAPRLNRMNTQEEWESYIEELKDDITEQLRELY
- a CDS encoding F0F1 ATP synthase subunit C; the protein is MLELATVLSSVAPVLQEGATGGPALEPAAAAALAVGLAAFGAGYAERGIGAAAVGAMAENEDLFGRGLILTVLPETLVILALVVVFVV
- a CDS encoding V-type ATP synthase subunit F yields the protein MSQEIAVVGSPDFTTGFRLAGVRRSENVPDADKEEQLDDAVESVLDDENVGIVVMHDEDIEYLSRTVRQRVETSVEPVVVTLGGGTGSGNLREQIKRAIGIDLMED